One segment of Anopheles stephensi strain Indian chromosome 3, UCI_ANSTEP_V1.0, whole genome shotgun sequence DNA contains the following:
- the LOC118512067 gene encoding mucin-5AC isoform X1 produces MQQTYRPGFVSQNRPPWQRPKPRPPISPNRRPIPPYKPYPTSLDYRPDPSNYDGSGPTNTGPIAIPTNNDGGNAIDNVTEKVIEDPPYELPSAGGNYPTTTQGASETNPEVDVTTTTTTAANADSEDDQPPEASKKRRPTTVPTEVQYTIESATSAASVMPANGPNGETYDPEVVPSVYEINSIEYLPSSGVLEPTPSTSGVFVTTSTSVLEPSTSGEGDHSIAITPTPTLLPTTETSTISKTKTTTTSTTSPAPSDVSTTSDVISPTKSSTTTSTDTTKPPDYRFQPRPGLVLDDPDFKPGGGAGSGSSNAIRTQNLPPFANRPEIYTAPPPGSAGSGSGGARPPNYGEIFDVTLSAIQGPGGAGGSGSQQTIKINPYYNRPGQGAGPEASIILTGTGTDGFVSIDGKRSYIDLFGTETQRGGQKTQIQPTQTRSSGPPAATERPKPPKLGPTPPALQPGIVGTGYAVPETESPVHAGPIGGNKPVASGSGQLQRAPSVHQNRPKYPGALGLPPVRIDTCIVGDDSTCDQAQNERCKTENGVSSCHCRPGYARRKHREPCRRIVSLMLSMRVDKIYERRIHWDVSLADRGSEKYQQLSYEAIRAMDSAMSMTPFSDEFLEARINGIYTVNPTTGSSVSGSTSGAVFVNYTVNLDENAETLRPALRSDIQRHLLGVIHRRNNNIGNSALYVEAPTGAVSSVQDVDECTSDELNDCDEEAHCTNLFGTFRCECNVGFRDPWADQPQRAGRECLSCPESYCTNRGTCSYDNANNRQVCKCLGSYYGTQCEIDGEVLGVAVGASVAAVIIIVLTLICLVMWSRKWQREHKNAMGSPVFGYLGNGQVKTPVMGQAPYQVTLEDRMRWAQIADVMAQANHYAVSYIDAEPVAGRPSSAMFGYPNLQTIGSMNTLSLHGTLPMHTGTLPPVPLPRTLGLNRNGMRTLENSSSSEEEDRADLLGRNFNVPRPKSRSNASVTSGIYYDVDYAPTGAEQLYGGGSTLGGTIGGGGLTGGGGGGTTKSQSSIPMSTYTSSGRPLQSTYYK; encoded by the exons ATGCAGCAAACCTACCGACCCGGATTCGTCTCACAGAACAGACCACCATGGCAGAGACCCAAACCACGGCCTCCAATATCTCCAAACAGACGACCGATTCCACCATACAAACCCTATCCGACCAGTCTCGACTATCGACCGGATCCGTCCAACTACGATGGCAGTGGGCCAACCAATACGGGTCCTATAGCTATTCCCACAAACAATGATGGTGGCAATGCGATCGATAACGTTACTGAGAAGGTGATCGAGGATCCACCCTACGAACTTCCCAGTGCGGGAGGCAACTACCCAACTACAACACAAGGAGCGAGTGAAACGAACCCGGAGGTTGACGTCACCACAACCACTACGACCGCTGCCAATGCAGATTCGGAAGACGATCAACCGCCGGAGGCATCGAAGAAACGACGACCAACAACAGTTCCGACGGAGGTGCAGTACACGATCGAGTCGGCAACGAGTGCAGCAAGCGTGATGCCCGCAAACGGTCCGAATGGTGAGACTTACGATCCAGAAGTGGTGCCAAGTGTATACGAGATCAACTCGATCGAGTATCTCCCGTCCAGTGGAGTGCTAGAACCTACGCCATCAACGTCTGGTGTGTTCGTTACCACCAGTACGAGTGTGCTAGAACCCTCGACCAGCGGAGAAGGGGATCATTCGATTGCGATCACTCCCACTCCTACCCTTCTGCCTACAACGGAAACTTCCACGATctcgaaaacgaaaacgacCACAACGAGTACGACGAGTCCTGCTCCCTCGGACGTAAGCACGACTTCGGACGTAATATCCCCAACGAAGAGTTCGACGACGACATCAACGGACACAACGAAACCTCCAGACTATCGATTCCAACCCCGCCCGGGTTTGGTTCTGGACGATCCAGACTTTAAGCCGGGTGGCGGTGCGGGATCTGGCAGCAGCAATGCAATTCGCACGCAGAACCTACCACCATTTGCTAATCGACCGGAGATCTACACAGCGCCTCCTCCTGGGTCCGCTGGATCTGGGTCAGGTGGCGCACGTCCTCCAAATTACGGTGAGATCTTCGATGTCACACTGTCCGCCATCCAAGGGCCGGGCGGAGCAGGTGGTTCCGGGTCGCagcaaacaattaaaatcaatcCCTACTACAATCGACCCGGACAGGGCGCTGGACCCGAGGCCAGCATTATTCTCACGGGCACCGGCACCGATGGGTTCGTTTCGATCGATGGTAAACGATCGTATATTGATCTGTTCGGTACGGAAACGCAACGCGGAGGCCAGAAAACACAAATCCAACCAACTCAGACACGATCTAGTGGTCCACCTGCGGCTACGGAACGGCCCAAACCTCCTAAACTTGGTCCAACACCACCTGCCCTGCAGCCGGGCATCGTCGGTACTGGATATGCCGTGCCGGAAACGGAATCTCCTGTACATGCTGGACCGATCGGAGGAAACAAACCGGTCGCGAGTGGTTCTGGACAACTTCAACGTGCTCCCTCGGTGCACCAGAATCGTCCGAAGTACCCGGGAGCTCTTGGACTGCCACCGGTACGCATCGACACGTGCATTGTGGGCGATGATTCCACCTGTGACCAGGCCCAGAACGAACGCTGCAAAACGGAGAACGGCGTGTCCAGCTGTCACTGTCGACCGGGATACGCTAGACGAAAGCATCGAGAACCATGTCGACGGATCGTGTCACTGATGTTATCGATGCGAGTGGACAAGATCTACGAGAGGCGTATCCACTGGGATGTGTCATTGGCGGACCGGGGCAGTGAGAAATACCAGCAGCTGAGCTATGAGGCCATCCGGGCG ATGGATTCGGCAATGTCCATGACACCGTTCTCGGACGAGTTCTTGGAGGCACGCATCAACGGCATCTACACCGTCAACCCTACCACAGGATCGTCTGTATCCGGTTCCACGTCCGGTGCCGTGTTTGTTAACTACACCGTCAATTTGGACGAAAACGCAGAAACACTTCGTCCTGCGCTTCGGTCCGACATCCAGCGACATCTTCTGGGCGTCATCCACCGACGGAACAATAACATCGGCAACTCTGCACTATACGTGGAGGCCCCTACGGGAGCCGTTTCGAGCGTGCAGGATGTGGATGAGTGTACCTCGGACGAGTTAAACGATTGCGACGAGGAAGCCCACTGCACCAATCTGTTTGGCACGTTCCGATGCGAGTGTAACGTTGGCTTCCGCGACCCTTGGGCCGATCAACCGCAGCGAGCCGGACGTGAGTGTCTGTCGTGCCCGGAGTCGTACTGTACGAACCGCGGAACCTGTAGCTACGATAACGCCAACAACCGGCAGGTGTGCAAGTGTCTCGGCAGCTACTATGGCACCCAGTGTGAGATCGATGGCGAGGTGCTCGGTGTGGCTGTCGGTGCATCGGTTGCCgccgtcatcatcattgtgCTTACGCTGATCTGCCTCGTCATGTGGAG TCGGAAGTGGCAGCGAGAGCACAAAAATGCCATGGGCAGCCCAGTGTTTGGCTATCTCGGCAACGGACAGGTGAAGACCCCGGTCATGGGACAAGCACCGTACCAGGTGACCCTCGAGGACCGGATGCGATGGGCGCAGATTGCGGACGTAATGGCTCAAGCGAATCATTACGCGGTAAGCTACATCGAT GCTGAACCCGTAGCCGGACGCCCATCGTCAGCCATGTTTGGCTATCCTAACTTGCAGACGATCGGTAGCATGAACACACTCTCGCTACACGGAACTCTGCCGATGCACACCGGAACCTTACCTCCAGTTCCGTTGCCAAG GACTCTTGGACTAAACCGGAACGGCATGCGAACGTTGGAAAACTCCAGCTCAAGCGAAGAAGAGGATCGTGCTGATCTGCTGGGACGCAACTTTAACGTGCCACGGCCCAAGAGTCGCAGCAATGCTAGCGTAACG TCGGGTATCTATTACGATGTGGACTACGCACCGACCGGTGCAGAACAGCTGTACGGCGGTGGCAGTACGCTCGGCGGTACGATAGGTGGCGGCGGATTAactggcggtggtggaggtggtacaACAAAGTCGCAAAGCAGCATACCAATGAGCACGTACACCTCTTCCGGCCGGCCATTACAGTCAACGTACTATAAATGA
- the LOC118512067 gene encoding mucin-5AC isoform X2 — MQQTYRPGFVSQNRPPWQRPKPRPPISPNRRPIPPYKPYPTSLDYRPDPSNYDGSGPTNTGPIAIPTNNDGGNAIDNVTEKVIEDPPYELPSAGGNYPTTTQGASETNPEVDVTTTTTTAANADSEDDQPPEASKKRRPTTVPTEVQYTIESATSAASVMPANGPNGETYDPEVVPSVYEINSIEYLPSSGVLEPTPSTSGVFVTTSTSVLEPSTSGEGDHSIAITPTPTLLPTTETSTISKTKTTTTSTTSPAPSDVSTTSDVISPTKSSTTTSTDTTKPPDYRFQPRPGLVLDDPDFKPGGGAGSGSSNAIRTQNLPPFANRPEIYTAPPPGSAGSGSGGARPPNYGEIFDVTLSAIQGPGGAGGSGSQQTIKINPYYNRPGQGAGPEASIILTGTGTDGFVSIDGKRSYIDLFGTETQRGGQKTQIQPTQTRSSGPPAATERPKPPKLGPTPPALQPGIVGTGYAVPETESPVHAGPIGGNKPVASGSGQLQRAPSVHQNRPKYPGALGLPPVRIDTCIVGDDSTCDQAQNERCKTENGVSSCHCRPGYARRKHREPCRRIVSLMLSMRVDKIYERRIHWDVSLADRGSEKYQQLSYEAIRAMDSAMSMTPFSDEFLEARINGIYTVNPTTGSSVSGSTSGAVFVNYTVNLDENAETLRPALRSDIQRHLLGVIHRRNNNIGNSALYVEAPTGAVSSVQDVDECTSDELNDCDEEAHCTNLFGTFRCECNVGFRDPWADQPQRAGRECLSCPESYCTNRGTCSYDNANNRQVCKCLGSYYGTQCEIDGEVLGVAVGASVAAVIIIVLTLICLVMWSRKWQREHKNAMGSPVFGYLGNGQVKTPVMGQAPYQVTLEDRMRWAQIADVMAQANHYAAEPVAGRPSSAMFGYPNLQTIGSMNTLSLHGTLPMHTGTLPPVPLPRTLGLNRNGMRTLENSSSSEEEDRADLLGRNFNVPRPKSRSNASVTSGIYYDVDYAPTGAEQLYGGGSTLGGTIGGGGLTGGGGGGTTKSQSSIPMSTYTSSGRPLQSTYYK, encoded by the exons ATGCAGCAAACCTACCGACCCGGATTCGTCTCACAGAACAGACCACCATGGCAGAGACCCAAACCACGGCCTCCAATATCTCCAAACAGACGACCGATTCCACCATACAAACCCTATCCGACCAGTCTCGACTATCGACCGGATCCGTCCAACTACGATGGCAGTGGGCCAACCAATACGGGTCCTATAGCTATTCCCACAAACAATGATGGTGGCAATGCGATCGATAACGTTACTGAGAAGGTGATCGAGGATCCACCCTACGAACTTCCCAGTGCGGGAGGCAACTACCCAACTACAACACAAGGAGCGAGTGAAACGAACCCGGAGGTTGACGTCACCACAACCACTACGACCGCTGCCAATGCAGATTCGGAAGACGATCAACCGCCGGAGGCATCGAAGAAACGACGACCAACAACAGTTCCGACGGAGGTGCAGTACACGATCGAGTCGGCAACGAGTGCAGCAAGCGTGATGCCCGCAAACGGTCCGAATGGTGAGACTTACGATCCAGAAGTGGTGCCAAGTGTATACGAGATCAACTCGATCGAGTATCTCCCGTCCAGTGGAGTGCTAGAACCTACGCCATCAACGTCTGGTGTGTTCGTTACCACCAGTACGAGTGTGCTAGAACCCTCGACCAGCGGAGAAGGGGATCATTCGATTGCGATCACTCCCACTCCTACCCTTCTGCCTACAACGGAAACTTCCACGATctcgaaaacgaaaacgacCACAACGAGTACGACGAGTCCTGCTCCCTCGGACGTAAGCACGACTTCGGACGTAATATCCCCAACGAAGAGTTCGACGACGACATCAACGGACACAACGAAACCTCCAGACTATCGATTCCAACCCCGCCCGGGTTTGGTTCTGGACGATCCAGACTTTAAGCCGGGTGGCGGTGCGGGATCTGGCAGCAGCAATGCAATTCGCACGCAGAACCTACCACCATTTGCTAATCGACCGGAGATCTACACAGCGCCTCCTCCTGGGTCCGCTGGATCTGGGTCAGGTGGCGCACGTCCTCCAAATTACGGTGAGATCTTCGATGTCACACTGTCCGCCATCCAAGGGCCGGGCGGAGCAGGTGGTTCCGGGTCGCagcaaacaattaaaatcaatcCCTACTACAATCGACCCGGACAGGGCGCTGGACCCGAGGCCAGCATTATTCTCACGGGCACCGGCACCGATGGGTTCGTTTCGATCGATGGTAAACGATCGTATATTGATCTGTTCGGTACGGAAACGCAACGCGGAGGCCAGAAAACACAAATCCAACCAACTCAGACACGATCTAGTGGTCCACCTGCGGCTACGGAACGGCCCAAACCTCCTAAACTTGGTCCAACACCACCTGCCCTGCAGCCGGGCATCGTCGGTACTGGATATGCCGTGCCGGAAACGGAATCTCCTGTACATGCTGGACCGATCGGAGGAAACAAACCGGTCGCGAGTGGTTCTGGACAACTTCAACGTGCTCCCTCGGTGCACCAGAATCGTCCGAAGTACCCGGGAGCTCTTGGACTGCCACCGGTACGCATCGACACGTGCATTGTGGGCGATGATTCCACCTGTGACCAGGCCCAGAACGAACGCTGCAAAACGGAGAACGGCGTGTCCAGCTGTCACTGTCGACCGGGATACGCTAGACGAAAGCATCGAGAACCATGTCGACGGATCGTGTCACTGATGTTATCGATGCGAGTGGACAAGATCTACGAGAGGCGTATCCACTGGGATGTGTCATTGGCGGACCGGGGCAGTGAGAAATACCAGCAGCTGAGCTATGAGGCCATCCGGGCG ATGGATTCGGCAATGTCCATGACACCGTTCTCGGACGAGTTCTTGGAGGCACGCATCAACGGCATCTACACCGTCAACCCTACCACAGGATCGTCTGTATCCGGTTCCACGTCCGGTGCCGTGTTTGTTAACTACACCGTCAATTTGGACGAAAACGCAGAAACACTTCGTCCTGCGCTTCGGTCCGACATCCAGCGACATCTTCTGGGCGTCATCCACCGACGGAACAATAACATCGGCAACTCTGCACTATACGTGGAGGCCCCTACGGGAGCCGTTTCGAGCGTGCAGGATGTGGATGAGTGTACCTCGGACGAGTTAAACGATTGCGACGAGGAAGCCCACTGCACCAATCTGTTTGGCACGTTCCGATGCGAGTGTAACGTTGGCTTCCGCGACCCTTGGGCCGATCAACCGCAGCGAGCCGGACGTGAGTGTCTGTCGTGCCCGGAGTCGTACTGTACGAACCGCGGAACCTGTAGCTACGATAACGCCAACAACCGGCAGGTGTGCAAGTGTCTCGGCAGCTACTATGGCACCCAGTGTGAGATCGATGGCGAGGTGCTCGGTGTGGCTGTCGGTGCATCGGTTGCCgccgtcatcatcattgtgCTTACGCTGATCTGCCTCGTCATGTGGAG TCGGAAGTGGCAGCGAGAGCACAAAAATGCCATGGGCAGCCCAGTGTTTGGCTATCTCGGCAACGGACAGGTGAAGACCCCGGTCATGGGACAAGCACCGTACCAGGTGACCCTCGAGGACCGGATGCGATGGGCGCAGATTGCGGACGTAATGGCTCAAGCGAATCATTACGCG GCTGAACCCGTAGCCGGACGCCCATCGTCAGCCATGTTTGGCTATCCTAACTTGCAGACGATCGGTAGCATGAACACACTCTCGCTACACGGAACTCTGCCGATGCACACCGGAACCTTACCTCCAGTTCCGTTGCCAAG GACTCTTGGACTAAACCGGAACGGCATGCGAACGTTGGAAAACTCCAGCTCAAGCGAAGAAGAGGATCGTGCTGATCTGCTGGGACGCAACTTTAACGTGCCACGGCCCAAGAGTCGCAGCAATGCTAGCGTAACG TCGGGTATCTATTACGATGTGGACTACGCACCGACCGGTGCAGAACAGCTGTACGGCGGTGGCAGTACGCTCGGCGGTACGATAGGTGGCGGCGGATTAactggcggtggtggaggtggtacaACAAAGTCGCAAAGCAGCATACCAATGAGCACGTACACCTCTTCCGGCCGGCCATTACAGTCAACGTACTATAAATGA